Proteins encoded in a region of the Limanda limanda chromosome 17, fLimLim1.1, whole genome shotgun sequence genome:
- the si:dkey-204f11.64 gene encoding guanine nucleotide-binding protein G(I)/G(S)/G(O) subunit gamma-5: MSNTSAPNSSLVLAQKAVKQLRLEASVNRIKVSQAAAELKTFCLQNAHKDPLLTGMPSSDNPFRPPKSCVLL, from the exons ATGTCAAACACCAGCGCCCCTAACAGCAGTTTGGTCCTGGCCCAGAAGGCAGTGAAGCAGCTTCGTCTGGAGGCCAGTGTCAACAGGATAAAG GTTTCTCAGGCCGCTGCAGAACTGAAGACCTTCTGTTTGCAAAATGCCCACAAAGACCCTCTCCTGACTGGGATGCCCTCCAGTGATAACCCCTTCAGGCCTCCCAAGTCATGTGTCCTGCTCTGA
- the clpp gene encoding ATP-dependent Clp protease proteolytic subunit, mitochondrial: MLLRRVLQIGGLTLQHSRSIHHSPGWRSPLIPMVVEQTGRGERAYDIYSRLLRERIICVMGPIDDTVASVVIAQLLFLQSESNNKPIHMYINSPGGVVTAGLAIYDTMQYILNPISTWCVGQAASMGSLLLAAGTHGMRHSLPNARIMVHQPSGGARGQATDIAIQAEEILKLKRQINAIYAKHTGQLLTTIEGVMERDRYMSPIEAQDFGIIDKVLVHPPQAGQDEPELVQKEPEATAASSTPAPESHDSAQAPPGTNLPSSYKPEP, from the exons ATGCTGTTACGT AGGGTATTGCAAATCGGAGGGTTGACACTGCAACACAGCAGGTCCATCCACCACAGTCCTGGATGGAGGAGTCCTCTTATACCGATGGTTGTGGAGCAGACG GGGAGAGGAGAACGAGCATATGACATCTATTCTCGCCTCCTGAGGGAGAGAATCATTTGTGTAATGGGTCCT ATTGATGATACTGTCGCCAGTGTGGTTATTGCCCAGCTGCTGTTCCTGCAGTCAGAGAGCAACAACAAACCCATCCACATGTACATCAACAGTCCTG GCGGTGTGGTAACAGCAGGTCTGGCCATCTACGACACCATGCAGTACATCCTTAATCCCATCTCCACCTGGTGTGTGGGCCAGGCTGCCAGCATGGGCAGCCTGCTCCTGGCAGCAGGAACGCATGGGATGAGACATTCACTGCCCAATGCCCGGATCATGGTGCACCAGCCCTCAGGAGGTGCCAGG GGTCAGGCCACAGATATTGCCATCCAGGCTGAAGAGATCCTGAAACTGAAGAGACAGATCAATGCCATCTATGCCAAACACACGGGGCAGCTGCTGACAACCATTG AGGGTGTGATGGAAAGGGATCGCTACATGAGTCCAATCGAGGCACAGGACTTTGGTATAATAGACAAGGTCCTGGTCCACCCGCCCCAGGCTGGCCAGGACGAGCCTGAGCTGGTGCAAAAAGAGCCAGAAGCCACTGCAGCCAGTTCCACTCCAGCTCCAGAGTCTCATGATTCGGCGCAGGCCCCCCCGGGGACCAACCTCCCTTCCTCATACAAACCTGAGCCGTGA